A segment of the Elusimicrobiota bacterium genome:
TTCTTCGGTTTCAACAATAAACTGGCCTTTCATGCGATAGTGCCCCAACCCGCAATGCTCGGCGCAAGCAATGTTGAAACGGCCCATTTGTTCAGGAAGGAAATACAGCGAGGTTCGCATTCCTGGAACGACATCTTGTTTGATCCGTAAATTGGGCAGGAAAAAACTGTGGATGACATCTTTTGAAGTCATCTGAACAATCACCGGTTTCCCAACGGGAACATGCATCTCGTTAATAGTAAGGATGTCATCAAGGGTTCCAAACACCCCATCGGTTCCGGCATAACAGAAGTTCCAAGCATATTGTTCGGGTCTCACTTGGATCCGTATCGAATCCTCCGATCGCGGGGGCTGTCCAAAAAGACTTACCCACACCTTGTGATCGTGGTACGCAAAGTTGAGGTCCAACGCCACAAAGACCAGCGCCGCTAAAGATAGAGTGAGCGTCAAGGCCGTCTTGTTGTTCCCATGGGTATAAAAAGCCGCGCGGCCCTGTCGATGTCGATAGAGGATAATAAAGGAACCTAATATAGCTAAGACAACGAGGCATGTGGCCCCTGTCCAACTGGCCGAAAACCAAAATAGTTGATCCATGGCATCAGCTGTTTTTGAAATACTTTGAGGAAACCAACGGTTCAGAAAGAATTTCTCCTAGGGAATTTTTAAGCGGGGGGAAGATAGGAGAATCAAAGCCAGAGAAATATGATTTGGATCATATACGAGAAGTTGCGCTGTGGTGTTTTTCACCTGAACGCTGAGATCGGTAAATTCCAGTCTGTCCTGAAAAAAGATAACTGAGAACACAGGTGACGGAGGCCAACACGCCCATTTCTGTTCCAAAAAGTTCGATGGCGATCAACAGCGAGGTCAAGGGAACATTGGCCGCCCCGGAAAAAATGCCCACAAAGCCCAACCCCGCCAGCACCGATGCCGAAAGAGGCAAGACGGCGCTTAACGAATGACCCAACGTGGCTCCGATAAAAAACAGCGGAGTCACCTCTCCCCCCTTCAAACCCGAACCCAAAGCGACGACGGTAAAAATAAATTTTCCTAAAAAATCCCAAGGACGAATTTGAGAAGAGAAAGCATCTTCAATAATTTCGATGCCCAACCCCGCATACCGGGTTCCAAATACAAACATCGCCACCACAATAATCAATCCTCCCCAAAATGGACGGGCCGGAGCGTAAGAAATTCTTTTTTTAAAAAAATCGGCCACATTATGAGAAGCCTGAGCAAACATCCGGCCAATCAGGCCACAAACAATTCCTGTGGCCGCGGCGCTGGCCAAGCTCGCCCAACCAATCGGAGGCACAAATGAAATCGTGATAGGCATATGACGAATGGGAAAGAGAAGAGCGATCCTGTTTGCCACCAAGGCAGAGAAAAAACAAGGGAAAATAGCGTCATAACTCATTCGGCCCACCGCGAGAACCTCGAGACCGAAAACCGCTCCGGCCAAGGGGGTTCCGAAAACCGAAGAAAATCCGGCGCTGATGCCGGCCATGAGCAAAATGCGTCGATCGGTGGAAGTCAATCGAAAATAATGGGTCAGTTGGTCGGCCAGCGAACCTCCCATTTGAACCGCTGTTCCCTCTCGTCCCACTGACGCGCCAAAGAGATGGCAGATCAAGGTTCCAACAAGGATCATGGGCGCCATGCGCAAGGGAACCACTTTTTTCGGATCATGAATTTCATCAAGGAGCAGGTTGTTGCCAGGTTCGACATCTTGACCCAATCGATGGTAAATCCAGCCCACTCCAAAACCCGCCAACGGAAGTCCCGCCATGATCCATGGATATATTTGACGGATCTGGGTGACCTGGTCCAACAAAAATAAAAAGAGGCCGGAGGCTCCGCCAGACAACACCCCCACAAGGAGGCTGAGGCCTGTCCATCTGGCAATAGTCATTATCAATCGTCTTTGTTCATGTAAAATGTCGGGCATCTCCATGATCGTACCAATTGCATATACCCTTGAATAAATCCCTCTTAAAAACTTGGATGGGCATGGCCCTCCTTCTCTTTGTGGTGGGCTGGGCGGTTTTAAGCCTGGCGTTTCTCCACAAATCCATCAAAGACCTTCCTTCCGTGGAAGCCTTGGGGGATTATGTCCCGCCACTGGTGACGCAAATTGTCGACACCTATGGCCAACCAGTGGGAGAATTCTTTACCGAAAGGCGCACCACGGTCCCTTTAACTCAGATTCCAGTGGACCTCCGAACCGCTGTTATGGCGATCGAAGACACCCAGTTTTATCAACACTGGGGCATCAATCTTCGGGCCATCCTGCGCGCCTCCGCCGCCAATCTTTTGGCGGGCAAAGTGGTCCAAGGGGGTTCCACCCTCACCCAACAATTGGCCAAAACCATTTTTCTCACGCGACAAAAAACCCTGGGCCGGAAATTCAAAGAAATGTTGTTGACGCTCCAAATCGAACACCGTTATTCAAAAGATGAAATTTTGCAGCTTTATCTCAATCAAATATATTTTGGCGGAGGCGCCTACGGCGTCGAAGCGGCCGCGCGGCTCTACTTCGACAAACACACGCCTGAATTAAACCTGGCTGAGTGCGCGCTCTTGGCGGGGCTCATCCGGTCCCCAAACCGTTATTCGCCAGCCAACAACATCCAAATCGCCCAAGACCGGCGCGCCACGGTTCTAAGACGCATGCGGGAATTACAATTTATTTCTGAATCCGAAGAAAAGCAGGCGAATGCCACCCCCATTATTGAGACGATGGCTTCGTCGCGAATGAGGGAGGCCCCTTATTTATTGGAAGAAGTTCGCAAAACATTGGAGCCCGTTTATGGAACCGAAACATTGGAGCAAGGAGGGCTGACCATCCAAACCACGTTGGATGTGAAATTGCAGAAAATCGCTGAAACGGTACTCGAAAAACATTGCTCCACCTACGACGCAAAATACGCCACCGCCACCTTGGTGGAATATGTTCGCGACCTGAAAAAAGGATCAACTGAGCAAATCACCATTTCCACCACGCCTCCTCACATTCAAGCGGCGCTTGTGGCCATTGACGTCCACACGGGGGCCATCCGAGCCCTCATTGGCGGCCGAAATTTTCAACAGTCTCAATTCAATCGGGCCATGCAGGCCAAACGCCAACCGGGTTCTTCCTTCAAACCATTCGTGTACGCCGCGGCATTGGAAGGAAATTATACGGCTGCCAGCGTGGTGGACGATTACCCAATGGTGTTTGTGGACGTGGAGTCTGACCCCACGCTGCTCGTTGAAGCGACCACCTACGCTCAAACACAAATCGCGGTTTTGGACAATTTACAAATGACCCAGGAAGAGCTCGACGCGCTGGATAAAGAAGAACGGGAAACATTGCTCAAACGTTATTGGCGACCGCAAAATTTTGATGGGAAATATCTGGGCCCTTTAACCTTGCGAAAAGCGCTTCAGAAATCCCGGAACTTGGTTTCCATTCGGTTGGTTGATAGCGTCGGCCCGCGCTTGGTGGTCCGCCTGGCCAGAGCGGCGGGCATCAACAGTTATCTCGCTCCGGTTTTGTCATTGGGTCTTGGAACATCTGTTGTGAATTTACTGGAGCTCACGAGCGCCTATGGAAGTTTCGCCACGGGCGGACTGCATGCCGAACCCTATTTTGTCGAAAAGGTGTCTGATCGGCGGGGCCGGGTGCTCCAAGAAGCGGCGCCCAAAATAACGTCCCGCCTCAATCCTCAAACCGTGTTTTTAACGGTCAACATTATGAAAGGAGTGGTGGAAAGAGGAACCGGCTGGTACGCGAAAAGGTTGGGGCGTCCTTTGGCGGGAAAAACCGGAACCACGCAAGATCAACGTGACCTGTTATTCGTCGGTTTCTCGCCCGATCTCGTCTGTGGAGTTTGGATCGGTTATGATGATTTCCGTCCCTTGAAAAAAGGCCTCAGCGCCTCGAACATCGCCGTCCCATTGTGGACCGATTTTATGCGCGAGGCTCTCAAGTCCATGCCGGTGCGAGATTTCCCCATCCCCCCCAAAATTGAGTTTTGCAAAATTGATTCTGAGACCGGCTACCTGGCCTTGCCCTCTTGCCCCAAAGTCATTCTCGAAGCATTCAAAGAAGGCACCATCCCCGCGGAGTTTTGCCCCTATGACCACACCAAAGACCAGGGGAGCGAAGTTGAGGAAGTATTGGAATAGACCATTCTTTTGCTTTAAGTTTAGGCGGCTTTGGGGCGAATGGAGCTTTGAATCAGATTCTGCGGTTTGCCCCACAAATATCCCTGACCCAAGGTAATTCCCATCGATTCCAGGACTTTTAATTCATCCGTTGTTTCGATGCCTTCAGCGATGATTCGGGCAGGCGTGTTTCTAATGACATTCAACATTCTCTTCATGAACATTTGGAGATTCTTGTCATGATGGATCCCTTGAACAAATCGCTTATCTATTTTGATCACGTCCGGCTCGAGCGCTATAAACGTCTCCAAATTACTTCGACCAAAGCCCACGTCATCCATGGCGATGAGGAACCCCAATTTTTTGAGTTTCTCCGCGGCCTCTGATAAACGAGAAGAATCCCCGATAATTTGCTGCTCGCTGATTTCAAGGCAAATGGATCCAGGAGTAATTGATCCATGGAAAGGTTCAAGGAATTTTTCTGGCGGCAGCTGAACAACCGTCGAAGGGAACACATTCATAAAACTACATTGCCCCTCTCCCACTTTCAGGGCTTCTTGCGCGCAAGCCTTAAAACATTCGTAATCAATGGTCACGAGGACATCAGACTCCCGGCACAATCCGAAAATTTCATCGGGCATCTCATGGCCAGGCATCGTGGAGCGGATCAACATTTCATAGCCGATGGCCTTTCCTATGGGAAGTTGAATGATCGGCATTTGCACGCAATATAAATTTTTCCCCTGACGGAACTGCTCAAGCGCATAAAACTTGTTTTCCTTTTGAGCGCCATCGGAGGCCTTGTCCCATTCCCCAAAAGTCACCTGTGCCTTGCCATTGAGTTTGCTGCGATGCAAAGCGATATGCGCTTGAGCCAACAAATCGTCCAAGCGGGGAGAGGAAGTTGTGGACCGAACCAAACCCAAACTGGCCGACAAGGAAAAAGACCCCGCGGGTCCCGACACAACCGTTTTTTGGATGTTGGCGCACAAGCGTTCAGCGATTCTTAATCCTTCCGCCACCCGGGTTTCTTTCAGCAAAATAATGAACTCATCCCCGCCTATGCGAGCGGCAAAATCTCCTTCACGAGAACTCTCTTGAATTCGACGGCCTGTTTCTTTGAGAGCGATATCACCGGTGGCATATCCCAAATTATCATTGATGCCTTTAAAATTATCCAAATCTATCAGCAGAACAAGAATATCAAGCGTTTTTCGTGTCGAGGTTTGCATTTCATGCAGCATGATATTTTCCAGCCCACGCCGGTTGAGAAGTTTGGTCAATGGATCAATATAGGTCAATTGTTCCAAATGGGCGTTCACTGTTTTTAATTCTCGGGTTCGCTCTTCAACACGGGCCTCTAGCATCTGATTCATATTCTGAAGTTGTGCGAACCCTTCAGCGTTTTCAAGCGCGGCCCCCACCAAGGTGAGCAAATAATCTGAAAGCCTGATTTCTTCTGGTCCAAAAAGATTGGAAATTTCCCGATGAGTCACCACGAAACAACCCACCGGGCGTCCTCTGACCTGAAAAGCCGCCCCGAGAGCGGAACGAACGCCAGGAATGGCCAGATCAATTATTTTTATCTTTTCATTTGCTGGAGGCGGGAACGCGCCATCGGGCGTGGACAGGATCAGCGTTTGATTGCACTGCATGGTCAATTTTGCCCATTCCATGAGTGGAGCCTCAATTGATTGCGTTGGGTCAAACGGTTCAAGTTCCCCGTTCTCATTTTTCATGAATAAAAAACATTCTTGAGACCGCAGCAGACTGGAAGCCGCGTGGGAAAAAGCCTGAAACACCATTTCCACAGAAAGAGCTTTGGCAATATTCCGGCCATGTTCGACTATATTGTCAAAACGATCAATCAGTGACAGGGTTATTTCTTTGTCAATATTGGTGGATATTTTATCGCTTGATATGGGGCCTATGGATTTTTTGAGAACCAATTTTTTCTTTTTTGCCGCGTCCAATTCCATTTGGGCATGACGCCAACCGAACCGTAACCCCGCGGTCCCGTGTTCAATATGGCTGAGCACTTGCTCGTACTGAGCTTTTTGTTCATTGGCATACTGAAGGCTTTCCGAAAAATAATGTTTGGCCTTTGCCTCTTCGTTTAAATGGACGCTCAAGAGGCCCAATTCCCGATAAAGATGCGGTTTGTCAACCACCGTAAAATGAACCATCAACCGGGCCCAACGGCCCACGTTTTTCAATTTTCTTAGTTGGAGTTCTTTGAGTTCGGTGTTCTTTTGTTGTTCCATGTCCAGACGTAAGGAGGACATATACCAAGGTAGCGCCGCAGACACATAGCCATTCCAAAAGGCATTTTTCTTCAGCTTAATCAAAGCATCCTTAAATACCCGGGAACTCGCCTTGTATTCGCCCGCATAAAAACTTCTCATGCCCTCCGCCATCATCACTTGGACTTGAGGTTGGATGTCCTGCCTTCGGCGGCTCACTTCGCGTCGGACAATGTCTGCTGAAATATGTCCTTGAGTCGCTCGAACCAATATGTCCAAACTGATTCCGGAGGCCATAATATCCCCAATATTCAATCCGGTTCGGTGAATAATCCACGCCTCATGGACGGCCTCTTCAAATCGTCCCAACCGCATCAAAGAAGCGGCCACTTGATAGCGGGCAATATTCATTTCCCAATAATCGCCTGTTTGTTCCAGTAGTTTCACGGCCTCGCGGCCCCACACAATGGCGTCTTCATACCGCGCTGTAAAATATAAATTCACACAAAAAAATGAGAGGGTTTGCGCTCGTCCCCACGTGTCATTGAACATTTCGCGTATGGCCAAGGACCGCGCCGCAAAATCGTCGGCTGTTTTTGAGAACCTATTCCAATAGAGACCCATCAAAGCCATGATCGCGACTCTTTCAGAATAAACCTGTCCCAATTCCGGCGTGGGGGCGTATCGTTCCGCCAAATTCAAACCACTGAAATGCGCCCACAAACAGGGGATCACGCCATTTCCGAACCAATAACAATAGGTCAATCGGCCAAACAATTTAACCTTCATCAAATCTGTTCCGGTTTCGGTTGACTTTTTACGGCCAACAAATAACTTTGGAAAAACCACGTGTAACGCTTGAGTGGCCAATTGAAAAATGAAATGGCCTATGAACCCCACAAGGGTGGTTGGGATATTGATATGGAGAACACGAGAGGCCTTCTCTGTTTCAAGGATGGCGGCTTGGACGTCTCCTTTTTTAAATAGAACTTCACCAATTTTGGATTGAATATCAGCCCGATCTTGGTCACTGGTGGCGACCGCCATGGCTTCTTTGAGGTCAACAAGGGCTTCATCATATTTGCCCTGTAGGATGAGCACGTAACCCAATCCTTTCAGAATCCCGAATTGGGTGGATTGATCGTTTGGATCAACACCACGTTGACATATCCTAAATTGCTGCTCCGCCGACTCGAGGGCGTGACGACGCATGGCCGTTTGAGCCGCTTCAAAAGCATAGGGAAAAGCTTTATCAGACAATCCGGCGGCGTCGTAGTGATAGGCCAATTCAAAATTCTTCTCTCCAGTTGAATTTTCCGAACCTTGCGCAAAGGCCCGATGAATTCGCTTTTTTTCCTCCCTATCGAGTTTTTCCAACAGCGTCTCGCGGATTTTGTCGTGAATAAACAAACAAATCATCTGTTCTCGCTCAACCAAAACAAATTGCCGCTTTTCAGCTTCTTCCACACAGGTTGATAAACGGTCCAAGGGAAGGTTCGCCAACAAGGCCGCTTTGCGCGCGTCAAATCTCTTTCCAATAACAGCTCCCACATTCAGCAAACGACGGGGATCAGGGGGAAGCATATCGATCCGCCTGGAAAAAAGGCTCGTGGCCTTCCGAGAGCTTTTAATTTCCGACATGGCCTTTACATCGACTCTCCAACCATTCTCCGAAGCCACAAGAGCCTTACACTCCACGAGCCCTCTTAAGGTATCACTCACCATAAACGGAACACCTTGCGATAATTGCTCAATCATCGTTAAGGCCTCCGCGGGAAGGACTCCGGCCATGCTACCGGCCATATTCCGAACCTCCAATGAATTAAACGGTTTAAGGACGAGATGGCTTGTGGGCTGTAACATCCTGATTAAGTGACCGGCGGGAACCTCTTCTGAGCGAAATGCAATAAGAAACAGAACGTACGGGTTGGTTTCAGTCAGTGTTTCTTTGTATCGGACCCATTCAGGAATGAGCTTAAACATCATTTCGTCGGCCCATTGGCCGTCGTCCACCACAACAAGCAAAGGTTTTTTTTCACTCGCCAACGTGTTGAAGAGACGGCAAATCGCCCGCAAAATTCGCGCTTCCCGGAAGTGATCGGGCCCCGAAGGGATATCCGATTCATCCTTAAAAATCCAATAAAACTCGGGCAAGGCGGAACAGAGGGTCTCCCGGTCTTTTTCAAACTCAGATTGAACACGATCGCGAAGACTTGTGTCTGTTTTCATCTCTTGAATCAGGTTTTTGAACAAGTTGGTTAAATCTTGAAAAGGCGCCTTGGCCTCTTGGGTGGAAGCTTCGCCCAACAAGGTTCGAATTCCCAAT
Coding sequences within it:
- the coxM_2 gene encoding Alternative cytochrome c oxidase subunit 2 codes for the protein MDQLFWFSASWTGATCLVVLAILGSFIILYRHRQGRAAFYTHGNNKTALTLTLSLAALVFVALDLNFAYHDHKVWVSLFGQPPRSEDSIRIQVRPEQYAWNFCYAGTDGVFGTLDDILTINEMHVPVGKPVIVQMTSKDVIHSFFLPNLRIKQDVVPGMRTSLYFLPEQMGRFNIACAEHCGLGHYRMKGQFIVETEEEFQAWLTQLAQEPSASSWGWDWTQRSAKI
- the eriC gene encoding Chloride/fluoride channel protein — its product is MEMPDILHEQRRLIMTIARWTGLSLLVGVLSGGASGLFLFLLDQVTQIRQIYPWIMAGLPLAGFGVGWIYHRLGQDVEPGNNLLLDEIHDPKKVVPLRMAPMILVGTLICHLFGASVGREGTAVQMGGSLADQLTHYFRLTSTDRRILLMAGISAGFSSVFGTPLAGAVFGLEVLAVGRMSYDAIFPCFFSALVANRIALLFPIRHMPITISFVPPIGWASLASAAATGIVCGLIGRMFAQASHNVADFFKKRISYAPARPFWGGLIIVVAMFVFGTRYAGLGIEIIEDAFSSQIRPWDFLGKFIFTVVALGSGLKGGEVTPLFFIGATLGHSLSAVLPLSASVLAGLGFVGIFSGAANVPLTSLLIAIELFGTEMGVLASVTCVLSYLFSGQTGIYRSQRSGEKHHSATSRI
- the pbpG gene encoding Penicillin-binding protein 2D produces the protein MALLLFVVGWAVLSLAFLHKSIKDLPSVEALGDYVPPLVTQIVDTYGQPVGEFFTERRTTVPLTQIPVDLRTAVMAIEDTQFYQHWGINLRAILRASAANLLAGKVVQGGSTLTQQLAKTIFLTRQKTLGRKFKEMLLTLQIEHRYSKDEILQLYLNQIYFGGGAYGVEAAARLYFDKHTPELNLAECALLAGLIRSPNRYSPANNIQIAQDRRATVLRRMRELQFISESEEKQANATPIIETMASSRMREAPYLLEEVRKTLEPVYGTETLEQGGLTIQTTLDVKLQKIAETVLEKHCSTYDAKYATATLVEYVRDLKKGSTEQITISTTPPHIQAALVAIDVHTGAIRALIGGRNFQQSQFNRAMQAKRQPGSSFKPFVYAAALEGNYTAASVVDDYPMVFVDVESDPTLLVEATTYAQTQIAVLDNLQMTQEELDALDKEERETLLKRYWRPQNFDGKYLGPLTLRKALQKSRNLVSIRLVDSVGPRLVVRLARAAGINSYLAPVLSLGLGTSVVNLLELTSAYGSFATGGLHAEPYFVEKVSDRRGRVLQEAAPKITSRLNPQTVFLTVNIMKGVVERGTGWYAKRLGRPLAGKTGTTQDQRDLLFVGFSPDLVCGVWIGYDDFRPLKKGLSASNIAVPLWTDFMREALKSMPVRDFPIPPKIEFCKIDSETGYLALPSCPKVILEAFKEGTIPAEFCPYDHTKDQGSEVEEVLE
- the pknD_2 gene encoding Serine/threonine-protein kinase PknD, with product MIIKTYPGETFSQSVLEECDQRISRCGEIKSSLFTPFTDRGLSEKQVFLVRPFVEGQRLDEVLQGGPLTVFSAITYGRLLLEAIEQLHQMGLLHNQISPKNVYIQNNKALNLIDAGMPVLLKEDQPVPSSMLADAHFISPEQAGLIQNNLRPSSDLYSWGVLFFNCLTGSLPFRSSNISDLLRSHLTSKPPDLSDINCELPASLNKIIQKCLKKDPLDRYQTAHAIQEDLKMVEEHIEKHISDSQFVPGLYDIRPTLADPALISRGEDVFRLKDLLKGLRQGKDGLVFIEAESGLGKSTLVQEVKQQADRLGIRTLLGEASTQEAKAPFQDLTNLFKNLIQEMKTDTSLRDRVQSEFEKDRETLCSALPEFYWIFKDESDIPSGPDHFREARILRAICRLFNTLASEKKPLLVVVDDGQWADEMMFKLIPEWVRYKETLTETNPYVLFLIAFRSEEVPAGHLIRMLQPTSHLVLKPFNSLEVRNMAGSMAGVLPAEALTMIEQLSQGVPFMVSDTLRGLVECKALVASENGWRVDVKAMSEIKSSRKATSLFSRRIDMLPPDPRRLLNVGAVIGKRFDARKAALLANLPLDRLSTCVEEAEKRQFVLVEREQMICLFIHDKIRETLLEKLDREEKKRIHRAFAQGSENSTGEKNFELAYHYDAAGLSDKAFPYAFEAAQTAMRRHALESAEQQFRICQRGVDPNDQSTQFGILKGLGYVLILQGKYDEALVDLKEAMAVATSDQDRADIQSKIGEVLFKKGDVQAAILETEKASRVLHINIPTTLVGFIGHFIFQLATQALHVVFPKLFVGRKKSTETGTDLMKVKLFGRLTYCYWFGNGVIPCLWAHFSGLNLAERYAPTPELGQVYSERVAIMALMGLYWNRFSKTADDFAARSLAIREMFNDTWGRAQTLSFFCVNLYFTARYEDAIVWGREAVKLLEQTGDYWEMNIARYQVAASLMRLGRFEEAVHEAWIIHRTGLNIGDIMASGISLDILVRATQGHISADIVRREVSRRRQDIQPQVQVMMAEGMRSFYAGEYKASSRVFKDALIKLKKNAFWNGYVSAALPWYMSSLRLDMEQQKNTELKELQLRKLKNVGRWARLMVHFTVVDKPHLYRELGLLSVHLNEEAKAKHYFSESLQYANEQKAQYEQVLSHIEHGTAGLRFGWRHAQMELDAAKKKKLVLKKSIGPISSDKISTNIDKEITLSLIDRFDNIVEHGRNIAKALSVEMVFQAFSHAASSLLRSQECFLFMKNENGELEPFDPTQSIEAPLMEWAKLTMQCNQTLILSTPDGAFPPPANEKIKIIDLAIPGVRSALGAAFQVRGRPVGCFVVTHREISNLFGPEEIRLSDYLLTLVGAALENAEGFAQLQNMNQMLEARVEERTRELKTVNAHLEQLTYIDPLTKLLNRRGLENIMLHEMQTSTRKTLDILVLLIDLDNFKGINDNLGYATGDIALKETGRRIQESSREGDFAARIGGDEFIILLKETRVAEGLRIAERLCANIQKTVVSGPAGSFSLSASLGLVRSTTSSPRLDDLLAQAHIALHRSKLNGKAQVTFGEWDKASDGAQKENKFYALEQFRQGKNLYCVQMPIIQLPIGKAIGYEMLIRSTMPGHEMPDEIFGLCRESDVLVTIDYECFKACAQEALKVGEGQCSFMNVFPSTVVQLPPEKFLEPFHGSITPGSICLEISEQQIIGDSSRLSEAAEKLKKLGFLIAMDDVGFGRSNLETFIALEPDVIKIDKRFVQGIHHDKNLQMFMKRMLNVIRNTPARIIAEGIETTDELKVLESMGITLGQGYLWGKPQNLIQSSIRPKAA